A genome region from Arachis duranensis cultivar V14167 chromosome 8, aradu.V14167.gnm2.J7QH, whole genome shotgun sequence includes the following:
- the LOC107462996 gene encoding ethylene-insensitive protein 2, translated as MEARRLNANQQHGFLDRSLPAVIPVLLISIGYVDPGKWVATVEGGARFGFDLMAFMLIFNLAAIFCQYISARIGIVTGRDLAQICSDEYDTGTCMLLGVQAELSVIILDLNMILGMAQGLNLIFGWDLFTCVFLAATGAVFHLLLAVLLDIEKAKILGQYVAGFVLVLVVLGLLINRPENPLSVNGIQIKLSGESAFVLMSLLGATLVPHNFYLHSSIVQWHQGPTNISKDALCHNHFWAILCVLSCLYLVNNALMSTSANEFHAMGHVLLTFQDALSPMEQVLRSPVALSVLFLILFLSNQMTALNWGFGGEVVVQSFLKLDIPGWLHYATIRVIAVLPALYCVWSSGAEGLYQLLIFTQVLVALQLPSSVIPLFRVATSRSIMGLHKMSQFEELLALIIFIGMLGLNIVFVVEMMFGGSDWVGDLRWNAGSGMSLSYLFILTIAFASLSLMVSLAATPLRSASVQLDAQAWNLDMPEAVPNPLVVGEESNVAETRYHGDAGARLREPTPAPARTLDYTDVPVHSTLPETVLEPDLHVTAVKESQSITSFPSSPKALTKELAYKSESEAVSMVTDDTSVFRMEDTETIKIESNAPVEEVGEDSTAERDDDDDGDSWENEESSKVVSASPLSTTSDGPPSFRSFSGKSEEGGNSIGSLSKLAGLGRAARRQLAAILDEFWGQLYDFHGQATTEARAKKLDVLIAMGSDSRLTGSMQKIDSFGKEYPDYLASVGGSGSNSVLNSSPYDTSDQRRMQSSLESSYGIQRSSSMHANPIQLVDAYVQNSGRNLLESGERRYSSVRNLPSSGDSGERRYSSVRNLPSSESWDYQPATIHGYQTPSYLSRVDKGRNLDNLNGPMELSQLKAASIANTNYRDSVAYALAKKLHSNGLGVGQPPGFHNVAASRNSQLQSERICYDYSSSGPAVNMAGSGNAKKYHSLPDISGYAIPHRAGYASNKNAPWDGSVGYGSSASRTSYEPSLYSNSESRAGAPLAFDELSPSKVYREALSSQLSSGFDTASLWSRQPFEQFGVADKIHNDGMEGVGSRPNNIPQESTAFVDIERKLLQSFRLCIVKLLKLEGSDWLFSQNDGVDEDLIDRVAAREKFVYEIETREMNPGNHVGEAHKFSSDKKSGSLMKNNEANSSTLLVSSVPNCGEGCIWRSELIISFGVWCIHRILNFSLMESRPELWGKYTYVLNRLQGIVDPAFSKPRSPLVPCFCLQVPASHQQKSSPPLSNGMMLPPTSKPGRGKCTTASTLLDLIKDVEMAISSRKGRTGTAAGDVAFPKGKENLASVLKRYKRRLSNKAVVTHEGTGLRKMPTSAPYNNL; from the exons TACCTGTGCTTTTGATTTCAATAGGATATGTTGACCCTGGAAAGTGGGTGGCAACTGTTGAAGGTGGTGCACGTTTTGGGTTTGATCTGATGGCTTTTATGCTAATTTTCAATCTTGCTGCTATCTTCTGTCAGTATATATCTGCAAGGATTGGTATAGTCACTGGAAGAGATCTTGCTCAG ATTTGCAGCGACGAGTATGATACAGGGACATGCATGCTTCTTGGGGTTCAAGCAGAGCTTTCAGTGATTATACTAGACCTTAACATG ATCTTGGGAATGGCACAAGGATTAAATCTTATTTTTGGGTGGGATTTGTTTACTTGTGTTTTTCTTGCTGCCACCGGCGCTGTGTTTCATCTACTTCTTGCTGTCCTCCTT GACATTGAGAAGGCCAAGATCCTAGGCCAATATGTAGCAGGCTTTGTCTTAGTTCTTGTTGTACTTGGATTACTTATTAATCGACCAGAAAATCCATTATCTGTGAATGGAATACAAATAAAGCTGAGCGGGGAGAGCGCCTTTGTGCTAATGAGTCTTCTGGGAGCAACTCTTGTGCCTCACAACTTTTACCTTCATTCCTCAATTGTACAG TGGCATCAGGGACCAACAAACATTTCTAAGGATGCCTTATGTCATAACCATTTTTGGGCTATCTTATGTGTCTTAAGTTGCCTTTATTTGGTAAATAATGCTTTGATGAGCACCTCAGCAAATGAGTTCCACGCTATGGGCCATGTTTTGCTTACTTTTCAGGATGCATTATCACCAATGGAACAG GTGTTGCGTAGCCCGGTAGCTCTGTCtgttctttttctcattttgtttCTTTCCAATCAAATGACAGCattaaattggggttttggtgGAGAAGTAGTTGTGCAGAGTTTCCTAAAATTGGATATTCCAGGTTGGCTTCATTATGCTACAATTAGAGTGATTGCTGTTCTGCCTGCACTTTATTGTGTTTGGAGTTCAGGAGCTGAAGGATTGTACCAGCTACTTATATTCACTCAGGTTTTGGTCGCTCTGCAACTTCCATCTTCTGTGATCCCCCTTTTCCGAGTTGCTACGTCTAGATCAATAATGGGTTTACACAAGATGTCTCAGTTTGAGGAACTTTTGGCACTGATCATATTTATTGGTATGCTTGGCTTGAATATTGTCTTTGTTGTTGAAATGATGTTTGGCGGTAGTGATTGGGTGGGTGATTTGAGATGGAATGCAGGGAGTGGTATGTCTCTTTcgtatttatttattcttaccATTGCTTTTGCATCATTAAGTTTGATGGTATCGTTGGCTGCCACTCCGTTAAGATCTGCCAGTGTCCAATTAGATGCTCAGGCATGGAACTTGGATATGCCAGAGGCTGTGCCAAATCCATTAGTCGTTGGTGAGGAATCAAATGTTGCTGAAACAAGGTATCATGGAGATGCAGGTGCTCGGCTGAGGGAGCCAACCCCAGCTCCAGCAAGGACCTTGGACTACACAGATGTACCGGTTCATTCTACTTTACCTGAAACTGTACTGGAACCTGATCTCCATGTGACTGCTGTAAAGGAGAGTCAATCTATTACTTCATTTCCCAGTTCTCCTAAAGCTCTTACTAAGGAGTTGGCTTACAAATCAGAGTCAGAAGCAGTATCAATGGTAACTGATGACACTTCTGTTTTTAGAATGGAAGATACTGAAACTATAAAAATAGAAAGTAATGCCCCAGTTGAGGAGGTTGGGGAAGATTCGACTGCTGAaagggatgatgatgatgatggagacTCATGGGAAAATGAAGAATCGTCCAAAGTGGTCTCCGCAAGTCCGTTATCTACAACATCAGATGGCCCTCCGTCATTCAGGAGTTTTAGTGGGAAGAGTGAAGAAGGTGGGAATAGCATTGGAAGTCTCTCAAAATTGGCAGGCTTAGGGCGTGCAGCAAGACGTCAGCTAGCTGCTATTCTTGATGAATTTTGGGGGCAACTTTATGATTTTCATGGGCAAGCAACCACTGAAGCAAGGGCAAAGAAGCTGGATGTTTTGATAGCAATGGGATCAGATTCAAGGCTCACTGGCTCCATGCAGAAAATAGATTCCTTTGGAAAGGAATATCCTGATTATTTAGCATCTGTTGGAGGTAGCGGTTCCAATAGTGTACTCAACTCCAGTCCATATGACACCTCCGATCAGCGTAGGATGCAAAGTAGCTTGGAGTCTTCATATGGTATTCAAAGGAGTTCTTCAATGCATGCGAATCCCATTCAATTAGTAGATGCGTATGTACAGAACTCTGGCCGCAATCTCCTCGAGTCTGGCGAGAGACGCTATTCGAGTGTGCGTAATTTGCCTTCATCTGGTGATTCTGGCGAGAGACGCTATTCCAGTGTGCGTAATTTGCCTTCATCCGAGTCTTGGGATTATCAGCCAGCAACAATACATGGCTATCAAACTCCATCCTATCTTAGCCGGGTTGATAAAGGGAGAAATTTGGATAACTTAAATGGTCCAATGGAGTTGTCACAATTGAAAGCCGCTTCCATAGCTAATACAAACTACAGGGATTCAGTTGCATATGCTTTGGCGAAGAAGTTGCACAGTAACGGTTTAGGTGTGGGCCAACCGCCAGGGTTCCATAATGTAGCTGCCTCTAGAAATAGCCAGTTACAATCTGAGAGGATCTGTTATGATTATTCGTCTTCTGGACCTGCAGTCAACATGGCCGGTTCAGGTAATGCTAAGAAATACCACAGCTTGCCGGACATTTCTGGATATGCCATCCCTCACAGGGCTGGTTATGCATCCAATAAGAATGCTCCATGGGATGGTTCCGTTGGCTATGGATCTTCTGCGAGTAGGACATCTTATGAACCGTCATTATACTCAAACTCTGAATCAAGAGCTGGTGCTCCTTTGGCTTTTGATGAACTGTCCCCGTCAAAAGTCTATAGAGAGGCACTCTCTTCACAGCTGAGTTCTGGTTTTGATACTGCATCCCTCTGGTCTAGGCAGCCTTTTGAGCAATTTGGGGTAGCTGACAAAATTCATAATGATGGAATGGAAGGTGTCGGAAGTAGGCCTAATAATATTCCCCAAGAAAGTACTGCATTTGTGGATATTGAGAGAAAACTTCTTCAGTCTTTTAGACTATGCATTGTGAAGCTCTTAAAATTGGAGGGGTCAGATTGGCTGTTTAGCCAGAACGATGGAGTTGATGAGGATCTGATTGATCGTGTAGCTGCAAGGGAGAAATTTGTTTATGAAATTGAGACTAGGGAAATGAATCCGGGCAACCATGTGGGTGAAGCTCATAAATTTTCTTCTGATAAGAAATCTGGTTCTTTGATGAAGAATAATGAGGCGAATTCCTCTACTTTGTTGGTGTCCTCGGTTCCTAACTGTGGGGAGGGATGTATATGGAGATCAGAATTAATAATAAGCTTTGGGGTGTGGTGTATCCATCGAATTCTAAATTTCTCTCTTATGGAGAGCCGGCCAGAGCTTTGGGGAAAATACACCTATGTTCTCAATCGCCTCCAG GGCATTGTTGATCCTGCATTTTCGAAGCCTCGCAGTCCTTTGGTCCCATGCTTTTGCCTTCAAGTTCCAGCATCACATCAACAGAAGTCCAGCCCCCCACTTTCTAATGGGATGATGCTGCCCCCTACTTCGAAACCAGGCCGCGGAAAATGCACAACAGCATCGACGCTTCTTGACCTGATCAAGGATGTGGAGATGGCGATCTCTTCGCGAAAAGGACGTACAGGAACTGCAGCCGGGGATGTGGCTTTCCCAAAAGGGAAGGAAAACCTGGCATCTGTTCTCAAACGGTATAAGCGAAGGCTATCCAACAAAGCCGTTGTGACTCACGAAGGAACCGGTTTGCGGAAGATGCCCACTTCGGCACCATACAACAACTTGTAG